In one Butyrivibrio proteoclasticus B316 genomic region, the following are encoded:
- a CDS encoding HAD family hydrolase, with amino-acid sequence MKKRAASILTLVMSVVMLISSIGLTGCGALNNKALTNYWAADSAVSESLRNYVEKVTNKNDKENFIPVKDRIAVFDMDGTLTCETFYTYYDTMMFINYCLEDHPERVSEELKAAAREIKPGYTAGEELARNFAKAYKGMTVKELYDYAVEFGQKETDSFHNMRYIDGFYLPMVEVVKYLYDNDFTIYVVSGTERTTTRAIIDNSPIKDYVSPAHVIGTEFEVKVKGNEDVSSNMDFKYVDGDELVFTGGFIQKNLNANKTIWIEREIGQQPVLAFGNSGSDTSMMNYVLDKRNPYPAQAYMIVADDNVREWGTQNWDEKSAAYAEQGYIPVSMKNDFLKIYPDTVIRADEQYQEPELEDNEAA; translated from the coding sequence ATGAAAAAGAGAGCAGCAAGTATTTTAACTTTGGTAATGAGTGTCGTGATGCTCATCAGTAGCATTGGACTTACAGGATGTGGGGCGCTTAATAACAAGGCGCTGACAAATTATTGGGCAGCAGATTCTGCTGTTTCTGAGAGCCTCAGAAATTATGTGGAAAAGGTTACCAACAAAAATGACAAAGAGAACTTCATTCCGGTAAAGGATAGAATTGCAGTATTTGACATGGATGGAACGCTTACATGCGAGACATTCTATACATATTATGACACTATGATGTTCATTAATTACTGCCTCGAGGATCATCCTGAGAGAGTATCCGAGGAATTAAAGGCAGCAGCCAGAGAGATAAAGCCCGGATATACCGCAGGTGAAGAGCTTGCCAGGAACTTTGCCAAGGCCTACAAGGGTATGACTGTTAAAGAGCTTTATGACTATGCTGTAGAGTTTGGACAGAAGGAAACAGACAGCTTCCACAATATGCGTTACATAGACGGATTCTATCTCCCAATGGTAGAGGTTGTTAAATATCTATATGATAATGATTTTACTATTTATGTTGTAAGCGGTACTGAGCGCACTACTACAAGAGCCATCATAGACAATTCTCCTATTAAAGATTATGTCTCACCAGCTCATGTAATTGGAACTGAGTTTGAAGTGAAGGTAAAGGGAAATGAGGATGTATCCTCAAATATGGACTTTAAGTACGTTGACGGTGATGAGCTTGTATTTACCGGCGGATTTATACAGAAGAACTTAAATGCCAACAAGACAATCTGGATAGAGAGAGAAATCGGGCAGCAGCCGGTTCTGGCATTTGGAAACAGTGGAAGTGATACAAGTATGATGAACTATGTTCTTGATAAGAGAAATCCATATCCTGCACAGGCTTACATGATCGTTGCAGATGACAATGTAAGAGAATGGGGCACTCAGAACTGGGATGAGAAATCTGCAGCATACGCAGAACAGGGCTATATTCCGGTTTCAATGAAGAATGACTTTTTGAAAATTTATCCGGACACTGTGATAAGAGCAGATGAGCAGTATCAGGAACCGGAACTTGAAGACAATGAGGCTGCGTAA
- the nagA gene encoding N-acetylglucosamine-6-phosphate deacetylase produces MRITGAEVYGSDHKFHKKDLSIKDGLVTDEVVTDEEIIDASGCYAIPGLIDIHFHGAMGYDVCDGTMEAFEKIAEYEAGRGITAICPATLTLPVSKLKEILAVGAEFASRDYGKRKETMADLVGFNMEGPFISHTKKGAQNEEYIRKCDAGTVLEFVEASKGLVKIIGLAPEENAGFEDYIKAVRDKVKVSLAHTNADYDTAMKAFEAGACHAVHLYNAMTGMSHRQPGVVGAVFDKRDATAELICDGIHIHPAVVRTSFELLGTDRLIMISDSLRATGKPDGEYELGGLATVKKGREIRLATDGAIAGSGTDLMGCLQTAVLQMGIPLEIAVAAATITPAKCIGIDNEYGSLENGKRGHIVLLDKKNLEVKRVIKR; encoded by the coding sequence ATGAGGATTACGGGCGCAGAGGTTTATGGAAGTGACCATAAGTTTCATAAAAAGGACTTATCTATAAAGGATGGACTGGTTACAGATGAAGTGGTAACTGATGAAGAAATAATAGATGCTTCTGGATGTTATGCTATTCCGGGACTTATAGATATACACTTTCATGGGGCCATGGGCTATGATGTTTGCGATGGAACTATGGAAGCCTTTGAAAAAATCGCTGAGTATGAGGCTGGCAGGGGAATTACAGCTATTTGCCCGGCAACTCTAACGCTTCCTGTCAGTAAGCTTAAAGAGATTCTTGCGGTTGGCGCAGAGTTTGCATCCAGAGATTATGGAAAAAGAAAAGAGACTATGGCAGATCTTGTCGGTTTTAATATGGAAGGACCGTTTATCAGCCATACTAAAAAAGGAGCCCAGAACGAAGAATACATAAGAAAGTGCGATGCAGGTACTGTCTTGGAATTTGTAGAGGCATCAAAAGGTCTTGTAAAGATAATAGGTCTAGCTCCTGAGGAAAACGCCGGATTCGAAGATTATATAAAGGCTGTAAGGGATAAAGTAAAGGTGTCACTTGCTCACACAAATGCGGATTATGATACAGCCATGAAAGCCTTTGAAGCAGGGGCTTGTCACGCGGTTCATTTGTATAATGCAATGACGGGGATGAGTCATAGACAGCCCGGAGTGGTTGGTGCTGTATTTGACAAAAGGGATGCAACAGCAGAGCTAATCTGTGATGGAATACACATTCATCCTGCGGTTGTCAGGACTTCTTTTGAATTACTCGGAACGGACAGGCTGATAATGATAAGCGATAGCTTAAGAGCTACAGGGAAGCCGGATGGAGAATATGAACTTGGAGGACTTGCTACAGTTAAGAAGGGTAGAGAAATAAGACTTGCTACAGATGGTGCGATAGCAGGCTCCGGGACTGATCTTATGGGATGCCTTCAGACTGCAGTTCTTCAGATGGGTATTCCGCTTGAAATTGCGGTGGCTGCTGCAACTATCACTCCTGCGAAATGCATAGGGATTGATAATGAGTATGGGTCTCTTGAAAATGGTAAAAGAGGGCATATTGTGCTCCTTGATAAGAAAAATCTGGAAGTAAAGCGCGTGATAAAAAGATAA
- the feoB gene encoding ferrous iron transporter B, with protein MRIAMAGNPNSGKTTMYNALTGRNEKIGNWAGVTVDKKESAIKKKYYDGDKELIAVDLPGAYSMSPFTSEESITSGYVKNEHPDAIINIVDSTNLSRSLFFTTQLLELGVPVVVALNKNDANDKKGNAINEKLLSEKLGCPVIKTVATSETGLKEVVKAAAELEGKGQKEPYVQGNIDLTNKAEVEAADRKRFEFVNKIVSEVENRKALTKDKNFGDTIDNVVTHPILGLFIFAAIMWLVFYISQTTVGTWLADILAGWIETFQGFVGDAMADANPLLYALLVDGIIGGVGAVVGFLPLVMVMYFLIALLEDCGYMSRATVVLDPIFKRVGLSGKSVIPMIIGTGCGIPAIMSCRTIRNERERRATAMLATFMPCGAKLPVIALFAGAFFPESRWVSFICYMGGIVLILLGALLIKAITGMKYRKSFFIIELPEYKVPSLMFALKSMLERGKAYIVKAGTIILVCNTIVQIMQSFNFSFQPVEEGMESTSILAGVAGPFAYLLVPVVGIVSWQLAAAAITGFIAKENVVGTIATVFAIANLIDTEELELIGEGNAVAAVMGITKVAALAYLMFNLYTPPCFAALGAMNSEMKSAKWLWGAIGLQLATGFTVGFLVYQIGTLITTGALGTGFVYGLIAIAVFAGVIFYLIKKNQREMVLEYKLD; from the coding sequence ATGAGAATCGCGATGGCAGGTAATCCAAACAGTGGAAAAACTACCATGTACAACGCGTTGACCGGAAGAAACGAGAAGATCGGTAACTGGGCGGGCGTTACTGTTGACAAGAAGGAAAGTGCTATTAAGAAGAAGTACTATGATGGGGACAAGGAACTTATTGCAGTTGACCTTCCCGGTGCATATTCTATGTCACCTTTCACATCGGAGGAGAGCATAACAAGCGGTTATGTTAAGAACGAGCACCCTGATGCAATTATCAATATAGTAGATTCTACAAATCTTAGCAGAAGCCTTTTCTTTACGACTCAGCTTTTAGAGCTTGGAGTTCCTGTTGTTGTAGCGCTTAACAAAAATGACGCCAACGATAAAAAAGGAAACGCCATTAACGAGAAGCTTTTGTCAGAAAAACTTGGATGTCCTGTTATCAAGACAGTAGCCACATCTGAGACTGGTCTTAAGGAAGTAGTTAAGGCAGCAGCTGAACTTGAAGGTAAGGGACAGAAAGAGCCTTATGTTCAGGGAAATATAGATCTTACAAATAAAGCTGAAGTTGAAGCTGCAGACAGAAAGCGTTTTGAGTTTGTTAACAAGATTGTAAGCGAAGTCGAGAATCGTAAGGCTCTTACCAAGGATAAGAACTTTGGAGATACAATTGATAACGTTGTAACTCATCCTATTTTAGGACTCTTCATTTTCGCAGCTATTATGTGGCTGGTATTCTACATTTCTCAGACAACTGTAGGAACATGGCTTGCTGATATCCTTGCAGGATGGATTGAGACATTCCAGGGATTTGTAGGTGATGCAATGGCTGATGCCAACCCACTTCTCTATGCACTTTTGGTTGATGGTATCATTGGTGGTGTAGGTGCTGTAGTAGGCTTCCTTCCACTTGTTATGGTTATGTATTTCCTCATCGCGCTTCTTGAGGATTGTGGATATATGTCCAGAGCAACTGTAGTTCTTGACCCTATTTTCAAGAGAGTAGGTTTATCAGGTAAGTCAGTAATCCCTATGATCATTGGTACAGGTTGCGGAATTCCTGCTATCATGTCATGCCGTACTATCAGAAATGAAAGAGAGAGACGTGCAACAGCAATGCTTGCAACTTTCATGCCATGTGGAGCTAAGCTTCCTGTTATAGCTCTTTTTGCAGGTGCTTTCTTCCCTGAGTCAAGATGGGTAAGCTTTATCTGCTATATGGGCGGTATCGTACTCATTCTTCTTGGTGCACTTCTTATAAAGGCTATCACTGGTATGAAGTACAGAAAGAGCTTCTTCATCATTGAGCTTCCTGAGTACAAGGTACCAAGCCTTATGTTCGCTCTTAAGTCAATGCTTGAAAGAGGTAAGGCTTATATTGTTAAGGCCGGAACTATCATCCTTGTTTGTAACACTATAGTTCAGATCATGCAGAGCTTTAACTTCAGCTTCCAGCCTGTTGAAGAAGGAATGGAGAGCACTTCAATCCTTGCAGGAGTAGCAGGACCTTTTGCTTACCTTCTTGTTCCTGTTGTTGGTATTGTCAGCTGGCAGCTCGCTGCAGCAGCAATTACAGGATTCATTGCAAAAGAGAACGTTGTTGGAACAATAGCTACAGTATTTGCAATAGCTAACCTTATTGATACAGAAGAACTTGAACTTATCGGCGAAGGAAATGCAGTAGCAGCAGTTATGGGTATCACAAAGGTTGCAGCACTTGCATACCTTATGTTTAACCTTTACACACCACCTTGCTTTGCTGCTCTTGGAGCTATGAACTCTGAGATGAAGTCAGCTAAGTGGCTGTGGGGCGCAATTGGACTTCAGCTTGCGACAGGCTTTACAGTAGGATTCCTTGTATATCAGATTGGTACTCTTATTACAACAGGTGCACTTGGAACTGGCTTTGTTTATGGCCTTATTGCAATAGCTGTATTTGCTGGTGTAATATTCTATCTGATCAAGAAGAACCAGAGAGAAATGGTTCTGGAGTACAAGCTGGATTAA
- a CDS encoding tRNA threonylcarbamoyladenosine dehydratase, with product MKDQFLRTQLLYGENAMKKLADCRVAVFGVGGVGGYVVEALARSGVGALDIIDDDKVAYSNINRQIIATTKTVGQYKVDVAMERIHDINPDCSVRAYKTFFLSETQDQFNFSDYDYVVDAIDTVTGKLAIIEKANKEGTPVISSMGAGNKVKPSLFEVADIYDTSICPLAKVMRRECRKRGIESLKVVYSKEEPLKPMGIAVENSEENNEETPDTSRKGKGKRSTPGSTAFVPSVVGLIIAGEIINDLTGFAR from the coding sequence ATGAAAGATCAGTTTTTAAGAACACAGTTATTATATGGAGAGAACGCAATGAAGAAGCTTGCTGACTGCAGAGTTGCGGTCTTTGGAGTAGGCGGAGTAGGTGGATATGTAGTAGAGGCTCTTGCAAGGAGCGGAGTCGGAGCACTTGATATTATCGATGACGATAAGGTTGCCTATTCTAATATCAACCGTCAGATAATTGCTACTACAAAGACGGTTGGTCAGTACAAGGTTGATGTGGCCATGGAGAGGATACATGACATTAACCCGGATTGCAGTGTCAGAGCCTATAAGACTTTTTTCCTTTCTGAAACTCAGGATCAGTTCAACTTTAGTGACTATGATTATGTGGTAGATGCTATAGATACTGTTACAGGTAAGCTGGCTATCATTGAGAAGGCCAATAAGGAGGGAACGCCTGTAATTTCATCTATGGGAGCCGGAAATAAGGTTAAGCCTTCGCTTTTTGAAGTTGCAGATATTTATGACACATCAATTTGTCCTCTTGCCAAGGTAATGAGGCGTGAGTGCAGGAAAAGAGGAATCGAGTCGCTCAAGGTTGTATATTCCAAGGAAGAACCTTTAAAACCTATGGGGATTGCTGTTGAAAATTCCGAGGAGAACAACGAAGAGACTCCGGATACAAGCAGAAAAGGCAAAGGTAAGAGAAGCACTCCCGGATCAACTGCTTTTGTACCGTCTGTTGTAGGACTGATAATTGCTGGTGAGATAATCAATGATCTTACCGGCTTTGCCAGATAA
- a CDS encoding nitroreductase family protein, translating to MSKFFDLVKTRRSVRTFDDHKLDREVIDELKSFSENITNPYGIPVRFAFLDAEEFKLSSPVLAGEKLYVSALTKRGEHAAEAYGYAFQALLMHAHEMGLGTVWIGGTMPREKFEKASGLAANEIMPCVSPLGKTASKMGVKETLMRKGVKADTRLDFETLFFANDFKTPLTKGNAMESGLFDALESIRLAPSAVNKQPWRVVVDLKNKTAHFYVKHDKGYITPDYDLQLIDLGIAFYNFEQELLAEGRKPEFEIRDPGIATPDQTDYVATYRW from the coding sequence ATGAGCAAATTTTTTGATCTGGTTAAAACCAGAAGAAGTGTCAGAACATTTGATGACCACAAGCTTGACAGAGAAGTTATAGATGAACTCAAATCTTTTTCTGAGAATATTACTAACCCATATGGTATTCCGGTAAGATTTGCTTTCCTTGATGCAGAAGAGTTTAAACTTTCCAGTCCGGTACTTGCTGGTGAGAAGCTCTATGTAAGTGCTTTGACCAAAAGGGGAGAACATGCTGCAGAAGCTTATGGCTATGCTTTTCAGGCTCTTCTCATGCATGCTCATGAGATGGGACTTGGAACAGTTTGGATTGGCGGAACAATGCCAAGAGAGAAATTTGAGAAGGCATCAGGACTTGCAGCCAATGAGATCATGCCATGCGTAAGTCCACTCGGTAAGACAGCCAGTAAGATGGGTGTAAAAGAAACTCTGATGAGAAAGGGAGTCAAGGCTGATACCCGCTTGGATTTTGAGACTCTTTTCTTCGCTAATGATTTCAAGACACCGTTAACAAAAGGAAACGCTATGGAATCCGGACTTTTTGATGCTCTTGAGAGTATTAGACTTGCTCCGTCTGCAGTTAACAAACAGCCTTGGCGCGTTGTTGTGGATTTGAAAAATAAGACAGCACATTTCTATGTCAAACATGATAAGGGCTATATCACACCGGATTATGATCTTCAGCTGATAGATCTTGGAATAGCTTTTTATAACTTTGAGCAGGAGCTTCTTGCAGAAGGAAGAAAGCCTGAGTTTGAGATAAGAGATCCGGGTATTGCTACCCCGGATCAGACAGATTATGTCGCTACCTACAGATGGTGA
- a CDS encoding pyridoxal phosphate-dependent aminotransferase, whose translation MINESYKKMLGAKSVIRELSEYATARGKEIGYENVFDFSLGNPSVAVPQEFTDEMIRLLETEDTMTLHGYTPSLGNPLYKEKIAESLNERFGMNYGPEHIFPTTGAAGAIAHAVRAVTEPGDEVLAFAPFFPEYGPYITGAGLKLSVVPADTDTFQINFDRFLEMLNEKVMAVIVNTPNNPSGVAYSTQTLTRLAQILKDKSEEYGHTIYLLSDEPYREIVFKGADAPYVSKFYDNTLSCYSFSKSLSLPGERIGYVAVNPACDGAEYIVPMCGQISRGTGHNCPPSIIQQAVAKVCGMTADLSVYETNMNIIYATLVDLGFTVVKPGGTFYIMPKALEESSIEFCKKAKEYDLIFVPTDGFGAPGFFRMAYCIDTEKVERAMVRLRQFVSEVYR comes from the coding sequence ATGATCAACGAGAGCTATAAGAAAATGCTGGGAGCTAAATCCGTTATCCGCGAGTTGTCTGAATATGCTACGGCAAGGGGCAAGGAAATAGGGTATGAGAACGTTTTTGATTTTAGTCTTGGAAATCCAAGTGTTGCTGTTCCGCAGGAGTTTACAGATGAAATGATAAGGCTTCTGGAAACAGAAGATACAATGACACTTCATGGATATACACCAAGTCTTGGTAATCCGCTTTATAAAGAGAAGATCGCCGAGTCTCTAAATGAACGCTTTGGAATGAATTATGGCCCGGAACATATCTTTCCAACAACAGGAGCTGCAGGAGCTATAGCGCATGCAGTCAGAGCAGTGACTGAGCCCGGAGATGAAGTGCTTGCCTTTGCTCCGTTCTTCCCTGAATATGGTCCATATATCACGGGAGCAGGTCTCAAGCTGAGTGTAGTTCCTGCTGACACAGATACTTTCCAGATTAATTTTGATAGATTTCTTGAGATGCTTAATGAGAAGGTAATGGCTGTTATTGTTAATACTCCTAACAATCCTTCGGGAGTAGCTTATTCTACGCAGACTCTTACAAGACTTGCTCAGATTCTCAAGGATAAATCTGAGGAGTATGGGCACACGATATATCTTTTGTCTGATGAGCCTTACAGGGAGATTGTGTTCAAGGGAGCAGATGCGCCTTACGTTTCGAAGTTTTATGATAATACGCTTAGCTGTTACTCTTTTTCCAAGTCATTATCACTTCCCGGAGAAAGAATCGGCTACGTTGCAGTTAATCCTGCTTGTGATGGTGCTGAGTACATTGTGCCTATGTGCGGACAAATATCCAGAGGAACAGGACATAACTGTCCTCCGTCCATCATTCAACAGGCTGTTGCCAAGGTTTGCGGCATGACAGCGGATTTGTCAGTATATGAGACTAATATGAACATCATCTATGCTACTCTGGTAGATCTGGGCTTTACTGTAGTTAAGCCGGGCGGAACATTCTACATCATGCCTAAAGCCTTGGAGGAGAGCTCTATCGAATTCTGCAAAAAGGCCAAGGAATATGACCTTATATTTGTGCCCACTGATGGTTTTGGAGCACCGGGCTTTTTTAGAATGGCATACTGCATTGATACAGAGAAGGTGGAGCGTGCAATGGTCAGATTAAGGCAATTTGTGAGCGAGGTGTACAGATAA
- a CDS encoding FeoA family protein, whose translation MTLNEATLGQEYMIDAVDTGADEEMESFLFSLGCYSGERITVVDKKRNLVVAIKDARYNIDPELANAIKI comes from the coding sequence ATGACACTTAATGAAGCAACACTTGGACAGGAATATATGATAGATGCTGTTGATACCGGAGCGGATGAGGAAATGGAGAGCTTTCTCTTTTCACTTGGCTGCTATAGTGGTGAGAGGATCACAGTTGTTGACAAGAAACGTAATCTGGTAGTCGCAATCAAGGACGCAAGATACAATATTGATCCTGAGTTAGCAAATGCTATCAAGATCTGA
- a CDS encoding DUF6465 family protein, producing MAEVKKTVAAVKPVASIKTPVVTEAKTEAKVEVKKAVEAKKPAVKKAPVKDAKKPAVKNAETPAKKAPAKKTAVAKKATTAKKPAAKKTVAKEAAPALKTNIVLQYADKNVTYDTLKENAENVYQFDMGKNIADIKKLDLYVKPEENTVYFVVNDKELGNYGL from the coding sequence ATGGCTGAAGTTAAGAAGACAGTGGCAGCAGTTAAGCCTGTTGCATCAATTAAGACACCAGTAGTTACAGAAGCTAAGACAGAGGCTAAGGTTGAAGTCAAAAAGGCAGTAGAAGCCAAGAAACCGGCAGTTAAGAAGGCTCCTGTTAAGGATGCCAAGAAGCCGGCAGTTAAGAATGCTGAAACACCTGCTAAGAAGGCACCTGCCAAGAAGACAGCGGTAGCTAAGAAAGCTACTACAGCCAAGAAACCGGCAGCTAAGAAGACTGTTGCCAAGGAAGCTGCACCAGCACTTAAGACAAACATCGTTCTTCAGTATGCTGACAAGAATGTAACCTATGATACACTCAAGGAGAATGCTGAGAACGTTTATCAGTTTGATATGGGCAAGAATATTGCTGATATCAAGAAGCTTGATCTCTATGTTAAGCCTGAAGAGAATACAGTTTACTTTGTTGTTAACGACAAGGAACTTGGAAACTACGGTTTATAA
- a CDS encoding DUF2156 domain-containing protein, whose amino-acid sequence MDKKIVFHKPSFDEASKLAAIYALRDNMTCDSTVLDTYIWKDQYNAEVYIGDEAAFILMKDQECYFAAMPYCREEELPKYFGILRNYFNEELKSHLRINLADEDAIKVLGLLDDQDFVVEEETDLKDYLYDADELRKLPGKKFQKKRNLVNKFMKEYEGRWQYKTMCCVDEYFLEVFMDKWIDKRLSEGVDSRETLVAEKNGIIDILRNCDKVTYRVGGIFVDEELEAFTIGSYNSREKMVVVSIEKGNSEIPGIYQVINQQFLLNSYEDALVVNREDDMGIEGLRQAKESYNPIGFARKYKVYEK is encoded by the coding sequence ATGGATAAAAAGATAGTATTTCATAAGCCTTCTTTTGATGAGGCGTCTAAGCTTGCTGCTATTTATGCACTTAGAGATAATATGACCTGCGATAGTACTGTTCTTGATACATATATATGGAAAGATCAGTATAATGCGGAAGTTTACATTGGCGATGAAGCTGCCTTTATCCTAATGAAGGATCAGGAATGTTATTTCGCAGCAATGCCATATTGCAGAGAAGAAGAGCTTCCAAAGTATTTTGGAATATTAAGGAATTATTTTAATGAAGAGTTAAAGAGCCATCTTAGGATCAATCTCGCTGATGAGGATGCCATAAAGGTTCTTGGACTTCTGGATGATCAGGACTTTGTCGTTGAGGAAGAAACCGATCTTAAGGATTACCTTTATGATGCGGACGAACTAAGAAAACTTCCGGGTAAGAAATTCCAGAAAAAGAGAAATCTGGTAAATAAGTTCATGAAGGAATATGAAGGAAGATGGCAGTACAAGACCATGTGCTGCGTTGATGAGTATTTCCTTGAAGTATTCATGGACAAATGGATAGACAAGAGATTATCTGAGGGCGTTGACAGTAGAGAAACACTTGTGGCAGAGAAAAATGGGATAATAGATATTCTCAGAAACTGCGATAAGGTAACCTACAGGGTTGGCGGTATATTTGTGGATGAAGAACTTGAAGCTTTTACAATAGGTTCTTACAACAGCAGGGAGAAAATGGTTGTCGTCAGTATAGAAAAAGGCAATTCAGAAATCCCCGGAATATACCAGGTAATAAATCAGCAGTTTCTATTAAACTCATATGAAGATGCCCTTGTTGTTAACAGAGAAGACGATATGGGTATCGAAGGACTCAGGCAGGCCAAGGAAAGTTATAACCCTATTGGATTTGCCAGAAAATACAAGGTCTACGAAAAATAA
- a CDS encoding FeoB-associated Cys-rich membrane protein has protein sequence MANLIAGAVIVLLLGLSIGYIYKEKKKGTRCIGCPMSGKCHKTNTCK, from the coding sequence ATGGCAAATTTAATTGCAGGCGCAGTTATAGTACTGCTATTAGGATTGTCAATCGGATATATTTATAAAGAAAAGAAAAAGGGCACCCGATGCATCGGGTGCCCTATGTCCGGTAAATGTCACAAAACGAATACATGTAAATAA
- a CDS encoding radical SAM protein: MTQDFNIQEYMTKGVERVVADAIRATLKNPKESAFMAKFAVASKAASKKRAAKEENGEHVPPFLIASITSACNLHCAGCYSRCNSATEDSEPVNQLTDDEWKNIFDEADDLGVSFILLAGGEPLLRKGVIEAAAKKPSILFPIFTNGTYMTEKYFEDFDKNRNLVPIMSIEGEKEATDHRRGEGVYDKLISNMDELKKRGIIFGASVTVTTENIKEVSSESFISMLSEKGCKAIIFVEFVPVDEGSEHLAPDDEDREYLKGEIMRLRKEHEEMVFVSFPGDEKTSGGCIAAGRGFFHINSHGGAEPCPFSPYSDINVRDTSLREAMKSKLFLDLQAGDVLMDDHKGGCVLYEKRKQVEELL, encoded by the coding sequence ATGACGCAGGATTTTAATATTCAGGAATATATGACAAAGGGAGTTGAGCGTGTTGTCGCAGATGCGATCAGGGCAACACTTAAGAATCCCAAGGAGAGCGCTTTTATGGCAAAATTTGCTGTGGCCAGCAAAGCTGCATCCAAGAAAAGAGCTGCCAAAGAAGAGAATGGTGAGCATGTTCCTCCATTTCTGATTGCCAGCATTACAAGTGCCTGTAATCTTCACTGTGCAGGCTGTTATTCCAGATGTAATAGTGCTACAGAAGATTCTGAGCCGGTGAATCAGCTTACCGATGATGAATGGAAGAATATTTTTGATGAGGCTGATGATCTTGGCGTAAGTTTTATTCTTCTTGCAGGCGGTGAACCACTTCTCAGAAAAGGTGTTATTGAGGCAGCAGCTAAAAAGCCGTCAATTCTTTTCCCAATATTTACAAACGGTACTTATATGACAGAGAAGTACTTTGAGGACTTTGATAAGAACCGTAATCTTGTACCGATCATGAGTATTGAAGGTGAGAAAGAGGCGACTGATCACAGACGAGGTGAAGGTGTTTATGACAAGCTTATTTCAAATATGGATGAGCTTAAGAAAAGAGGTATCATATTTGGTGCTTCAGTAACAGTTACCACCGAGAATATTAAGGAAGTATCATCAGAGAGCTTCATTAGTATGTTATCTGAAAAAGGCTGCAAGGCTATAATATTTGTTGAATTTGTTCCTGTAGATGAAGGCTCTGAACATCTTGCACCCGATGATGAGGATAGAGAATATCTCAAGGGCGAGATCATGAGACTTCGTAAAGAACACGAAGAGATGGTATTTGTTTCATTCCCGGGAGATGAGAAGACATCAGGAGGATGTATTGCTGCCGGAAGAGGATTTTTCCACATCAATTCTCATGGTGGAGCAGAGCCTTGTCCTTTCTCCCCATACTCAGATATCAATGTAAGAGATACATCTCTTAGAGAGGCGATGAAGTCCAAGTTGTTCCTGGATTTACAGGCCGGGGACGTACTTATGGATGACCACAAAGGTGGATGCGTCCTGTATGAGAAGCGTAAGCAGGTAGAAGAATTGTTATAA
- the trxA gene encoding thioredoxin, translating to MEYKFTQDNFEAEVMKSDVPVLIDFYADWCGPCKMMGPVVDEIAKEFDGKFKVGKVNVDESPDLAAKYNVMSIPFFAFIKNGELADSEIGAVPKDRLVQKLQGLA from the coding sequence ATGGAATACAAGTTTACACAGGATAATTTTGAAGCAGAAGTAATGAAGAGTGATGTACCTGTACTTATAGATTTCTATGCAGACTGGTGCGGACCTTGCAAGATGATGGGCCCTGTTGTTGATGAAATCGCCAAGGAATTTGATGGAAAGTTCAAGGTGGGCAAGGTAAATGTAGATGAGAGTCCTGATCTTGCAGCCAAGTACAATGTTATGAGCATTCCATTCTTTGCTTTTATCAAAAACGGAGAGCTTGCTGACAGCGAGATTGGTGCAGTTCCTAAGGACAGACTTGTTCAGAAACTTCAGGGACTTGCATAA